Within Actinosynnema pretiosum, the genomic segment TCCCGTCCGGTGAGGACTCGATGGCGACCCGCTCGCGGGCGGTGGTGACCAGCTCGACGACCACGTGGTCCTCCTGCCTGCGGGCGCCGAGGAGGACCAGCACGACCGGCGGCTTGCCGCGCTCGGCGGCCGGGTGGGCGGCTGCCGGGGGCTTCGTGGTCGTGGACCACCCTGCGGGCAGGAGGCTGGTGGGCACGGGCAGCACGGCGACCAGCTCGCAGTTGCCGCCCTCGGCGGTGGCGCCGAGGAGCGCGGCGGCGGTGCAGTTCGCGCTGCCGACCAGCGCCGTGGTCACCCCGTCCGCGGACCACTCCACCAGTTTGCCGTGGTAGGTGCGCTCCTCGTCCAGCACGCGGTAGCGAACCGCTGACGCGGTCGTGGTGGCGCGGACGAGGGCGTCGGCGTCATACCTGGACAGCCGGGGTTGCAGGGCGATGTCGACCTGGGTCGGGCGCGCCCGGTCCACCAGGGCGCGCAACGCCGCGCCGCGCGGGTCGTAGAACGGTGAGCTGACGCGCAGGGCGTCCACGCGGGTTCCGGGCAGGTGGGAGAGGACGGAGCGCCGGAGGTTGCCGAAGATCCGCAGTTCGGGCAGCGATCCGTCGACCTCGTCGGGGCGCACGTGCCCGCCGACGACGCGCACCGCGTCCGCGATCCAGGTCGGCATCCGGACCACGTCCGGCAGCTCGACCAGCCAGTCGGCGAGATCCCGCTGGGCGGCAGGCCCTCGGCGCGTGGAGGTGCGCAGGACCAGCCACAGCTCCATGTTGTGCCCCCAACCGGACATGGTGGGGTTGCCGGACCCGACAGCGGCCACGACGTCCTCGTCGCCGACGAGCACGACGAGCTTGGGGTGGAACGCACCGCCGCACACCGCGTGCCCGTGCTGGTAGGACCGTCCCGCGTGGCGGACGTCGACCGGGTCGTGCAGTGACTGCCCGGCGTCACCGACGACGGTGACGCGGGCCCCGAGGGCGCGCGCGGTGGGCACGAAGTGGCGTTCGAGGAAGACGAGGTCGTGCGTGTAGCCCAGGACCAGCGCCTCCCGCAGGCGGGCGCCGTCCGCGCGGTCGCGCCACTCGTGCAGCAGGGTGATCGGCGAGTGGAACCCGTGTCGCACCTCGCTCATCGGGGCAGCTCCAGCACCCGGGCGCCGAGCTCGGTGACCCCGTTCCCGGCGAACAGCCCCAGCTGCGCGGCCATGGCCGAGAGCTGGTCGATGCGGATGCCGACGTCGCCCGAACCTTCCCGCTGGTCGGCGAAGTACCGGCCGTCGCGCTCGTGCAGCCTGCTGAACAGGGTCATCCGCCCGTCCTGGCCGATCCGCAGCTTGCGGAGCGCGACCCGACGGGACTGGGCGAGCATGTCGTCCACGAGTGCGCGGGCGAACTCCGCCAGCGGCCGGTCGGCGTGCTCGGCCTCCCGGTGCGCGACCCAGGTGGGGTCGAGGAACTGGCCCCGTCCTGACGAGCCGCGCCTGCGGCCGAGGAACGCGTCGAGGGCGCGGCCCCGCAGGTGGTCGAGGCGACGCGCGCCCAGCAGGAGCATGGCCAGGTCCGCCTCGGTCCGCTTCCACCACCCGAGGGCGTCCTCCTCGGCGGGCAGCGGGTGGCCGGAGGGCGCGGTCGGGGTGGGGAGGGTTCCGGCGAAGCCGCGCACCGTGGTCGTCGAGACCTCCGAGCTGATCCACGCGTGGAGGTCCTCGCGGGTGGCCGTGCCGCCCGCGTCGATGACCTGGTCCACGAGCGAGGCCCACAGCCGCCGCCAGGCGCCGACCGAGCGGTGCCGGAGCAGCACCCCGCGCCACGCCTCGGCACGCTCCTCGCCTGCCAGGACCGGGTCGGTGTCGAGCGCGTCCCCGTAGGACAGGTAGGAGCGGAACGCGACCCCCGGCGACCAGGCCGGATCGCGCTGCACGGCACGCGCGAGCAGGCGCAGCGTCGTGCGCCTGGTGCGGTCGTCGCCGGTCCATTCCTCCGGTTGGTGGCGCCCGTGGCGCGTCGCGGTGAAGAGGTCGACCAGCGGCGGGAGGTCGGGGGTGCCCGGCGACTCGATGGCCAGCGCGGCGAGACCGTCGACCCCGGTTCCCGGATCGGTGTTCAGCACGAGGTCGAACACGGGCCGGAACATCCGGCGCACCGGGTCTGGGCAGCGGTGCCGACCGGGGCGGATCGTGCCCTCGGCGGTCTCCGCGATTCCCAGCGAGGCGCTGGCGCCGTTGTACTGGGACCAGAAGCCCCAGGGACGCGGCGAGTAGGAGCGCGGACCGGGTTCGGCGAGGTTGGTGGTCCTGCCCTTGCCGCGCGCGGACTTGATCCGGTCCACCCCGTGCGCGAACAGCTGCCGGTCGTGGCCCGCAGAGACGAGTGCGAGCGCGACCTCCGAGCGGCGCAGCAGGGTTCGGCACTCCTGGGCGGTGAGGTCGTGCTCCTCGGAGTGGTCGGCCAAGGCCCAGTAGAGCGAGTAGTAGCGGACCAACCGGGTCAGCGTGGACACACCGGGCACGAGCGTGTCCACCACGGCCAGCACCGGCGCCTCGACGAAGAGCGGGTAGCGGCCTCCTCGGCGGTCGAGCCCCGGATCGCACCACAGGGGACCGGTCACCTCGACGGGGGTCATCCGACGCTCAACGAGTCGATCTTGACGGTGCGCACGTGGTTGCCATCGCCGCAAAAGCGATCTTCGTTATCAGCGGGAGCGGGTCCCCGGAGGCGCGAGGACAGCGGGGCGGGCGACCGGTGCGGCGCCCGCCCCGCGCCCGCCTACCCCACCGACCGGTACGCCTCACCGGCCGCGTTGGGGGCGCCGCCCGGCCGGTACAGACCGGTCCCCGGCTTGTCGGCGGGGAGCGCGAACCAGGCGTAGCGCTCCACCCACGGCAGGCCCTCCATCATCCGGGCCGAGCCGCTCGCGAACGCCGCCAGCTCGGTCGCGCTCGGGTACCGGGCCGCGCCGCCCGACCAGTCGATCAGGGAGTACTCGGTCACCCAGACGGGCAGCCCGTACCGGGCGTGCACCGCGTCCAGGTAGTTCTTCAGGTGGCCGACGGCGGCGGCGCTGAAGTCCGAGCCGTACCAGTGCAGGGTGATGAAGTCGACGCGCAGGCCGCGCTGCCTCGCCCCGGCCATGAACCGGTCGAGCCAGCCGCCCGCCTTGTCGCCGCCGTAGGCGACGGCCGGGCTGCCCAGGCGCATCCCGGTGGCCTGGAGCTGCGGCCACAGGTCGAGCGCCTGCTCGACGCTCATGTTCGACTGCTCGCCCAGGTCCGGCTCGTTGAAGCCGAGCAGCGTGCCGCCCTGGCCCTTCACGGCGGCCAGGTTCGCCGGGGTCACCGTCTTCGCGCCCCAGATCATCGGCACGAACTCGACGCCCTGCGGGATCACCAGGTCCTCCCTGGTGGGCGCCCAGTTGTAGACCCAGCCCGCGCCGACGTCGCCGAGCGCCTTGCCGACGCCGTCGAAGTTCCAGGTGCTGACGCCCTTCTTCGCCGACGGCGCGGCGGGCGGGCGGGGCGCGGCCACGGCGGGCTGCGGCTGGGTCGTGGTGGTGGTCGGGGCCGGGCTGCTGGAGCTGGGCGCGGTGGTCGTGGTGGGCGCGGCCGAGGACGTGGGCAGCGGTTCGGTGGTGAACGCCGGGGGGACGGTCAGCTCGGCGGCCAGCGGGGGCGGCTCGTCGGCGGGCAGCGCCATCGGGGCCACCACGGCGGCCGTCGCGACCGCGGCGACCGCCGTCGCGACCACCAGCGGCTTGGCGGCGACCTGCGCCCAGAAGCCCTTCTTCGCGCTGCTCACCGCCTTGAGGGACTTGGCCGTGCCCGCGTGCCCGGAACCGTGCCCCGCGCCCTGCCCGACCAGCGCCTCGCCCCCGGCAGCGCCCCACAGCGCCGGGTCCAGCGCGAACGGCACCGGCACCAGCGGCAGCCGCGCCACCAGGCCGTCCACCGCCGCGAGGTCGTCGAACGCCGCCGCGCACCGGTCGCACTCCCGCGCGTGCCGCATGACCCGCTTGCGCCACAGCGCGCTGGGCTGCCCGTCCCAGTCCCCCACCACGTGCGCCAGCTCCCCGCACCGGGGCACGGCCGCGAGCACCCGCACGACCACCCGCGACGCGTCCAGCTGCGCCTTCATCCGCTGCACCCGCACCGCCGCGTGCTGCGCGCTGATCCCGACCGCCTCGACCAGCTCGGCGCGGGTGATCCGCCCGACCGCCTCCATCCACCACAGCGACAGCAGCTCCCGCTCCTCCTCGCCGAGCCAGCGGGTCGCGGCCACCACCTCCCGCCGCTGCCCGGTCAGGTGGAGCTTGGTGAGCGCGAGGTCGACGAAGTCCGCGCCGGGGTCGGCCCGGTCGGCCAGCGACCGCTCGTCCACGGGCAGCGGCAGCCGCCGCCGGTGCCGCTCGCGGACCTGGTTCATGGCGATGACCAGCAGCCACGACCGGAACGCGGCCGGGTCGCGCAGCTCGCCGAGCGAGTCGACGGCGCGCAGCATGGTCTCCTGGACGACGTCGTCGGTGTCCGGGTGGCCGCCCAGCGCGTGCCCGACGACGTTGTACACCAGCGGCAGGTAGGCCGCGACCAGCTCGTCGAGGGCGCCGTCCTCGCCGCGCTGCGCCGCGACGACCGTCGCCGCGCCGGGCTCGTGCGGTGTCCGCATCCCAATCCTCCTGGCAGTGGTCGGTTCCGCTCAGGAGACGGCGGGCCGGGGCCACGATAACCAGAACGTCCCCCTAGGTTTGGCCGCCATGGACGCAGAGGAGTTCCGCCGGGCGGGGCACGAGGTCGTCGACTGGATCGCCGACTACCGCTCCCGCCTGGAGTCGTTGCCGGTGCTGGCGCAGGTGGAGCCGGGGTGGGTGCGCGAGCGGCTGCCCGCCGAGCTGCCCGAGGAGCCGGAGCCGTTCGACGCGGTGCTCGCCGACGTCGACCGCGTTGTGGTGCCCGCCACGACGCACTGGCAGCACCCGTCGTTCTTCGCGTACTTCCCGGCGAACGCGTCGCTGCCGTCGGTGCTCGGCGACCTGGTCTCCACGGGGCTCGGCGTGCAGGGGATGCTGTGGGCCACCTCACCCGTGTGCACCGAGCTGGAGCAGGTGCTGATGGACCAGCTCGTGGCGGCGATGGGCCTGCCCGAGTCGTTCCTGGGCGGCGGGGTCATCCAGGACACCGCGTCGTCGGCCGCGCTGGTGGCGCTGGTGGCGGCGCTGCAGCGGGCGTCGGGCGGGAAGTGGCGGGCGGCCGGGGTGGACGGGTCGGAGACGATCTACATGTCCTCGCAGACGCACTCGTCGCTGGCCAAGGCGGCCCGGATCGCGGGCCTCGGCGAGGAGGCGGTGCGCGCGGTTCCCACCGGCGACGACCTGGCGATGTCGGCGGACGCGCTGGAGGCCGCGATCGCGGCGGACGTGGCGGCGGGCAGGCGGCCGGTGCTGGTGTGCGCGACCGTCGGCACCACCGGGACCGGCGCGGTCGACCCGGTGCGGGCGATCGGCGAGGTGTGCGCGCGGCGCGGGGTGTGGCTGCACGTGGACGCGGCGTGGGCGGGCGCGGCGGCGGTGTGCCCGGAGCACCGGGGGATGCTGGACGGCCTGGAACTGGCCGACTCGTACTGCGCGAACGCCCACAAGTGGCTGCTGACGGCGTTCGACGCGTCCCTGTTCTGGACCTCGCGGCCGGACGGGCTGGTGGACGCGCTGACGATCCTGCCGGAGTACCTGCGCAACCCGGCGACCGAGTCGGGCGCGGTCGTGGACTACCGCGACTGGCAGGTGCCGCTGGGCAGGCGGTTCCGGGCGCTGAAGCTGTGGGCTGTGCTGCGGACCCACGGGCTGAGCGGGGTGCGGGCGCACCTGCGCGGGCACGTGGAGCTGGCGCGGAAGCTGGAGGGGTGGGTCGAGGCGGACCCGAGGTGGGAGGTCGTGACGCCCAGGACGCTGTCGCTGCTGGTCATCGCGGTGCGCGGGGACGAGGGGGCGACCAGGCGGGCGGTGGAGGCGGTGAACGCGAGCGGTGAGGCGTACCTGACGCACGCGGTGGTGGGCGGGCGGTACGTGGCGCGGGTGGCGGTGGGGGCGATCGGGACGCGGGAGCGGCACGTGCGGGCGCTGTGGGAGGCGCTGCGCGCGGCGGTGTGAGGCGGCGCGGTGGCCGGACTGCCGCCCCCGGTCACCGCCGCAGCAGCTCCGCCAGGTCGACCACCAGCGGGAACGGGCTCGCCAGCTCCACCTTGCCGCTGCCCGAGGCCACCGGCTCCTCGTCCAGGCGTGCGCTCGGCACGACGACCACGTCGGGCGCGCGCACGGTCACCGGGGGCACCGGGTTGATCAGCACGCCGACCTCGTGGACGGCGTAGAGGTCCTCCGGGAGCGCGTCCCACTCCTCCAAGCTCAGCAGGTGATCGGGGTAAGGCATCGCGGTCATCGCCTTCCACCTCCCCTCATCACCCCAGGAGTGGCCCACAGCACAGCGTGATCACTTGATCACCCGCAGCAACCCCTCCTGCACCACCGTCGCCACCAGCTCCCCGTCCGCGCTGAAGAACCGGCCCGTCGCCAGGCCGCGCGCGCCGGACGCCGAGGGCGAGGCGCAGTCGTACAGGAACCACTCGTCGGCCCGGAAGCGGCGGTGGAACCACA encodes:
- a CDS encoding aminotransferase class V-fold PLP-dependent enzyme — translated: MDAEEFRRAGHEVVDWIADYRSRLESLPVLAQVEPGWVRERLPAELPEEPEPFDAVLADVDRVVVPATTHWQHPSFFAYFPANASLPSVLGDLVSTGLGVQGMLWATSPVCTELEQVLMDQLVAAMGLPESFLGGGVIQDTASSAALVALVAALQRASGGKWRAAGVDGSETIYMSSQTHSSLAKAARIAGLGEEAVRAVPTGDDLAMSADALEAAIAADVAAGRRPVLVCATVGTTGTGAVDPVRAIGEVCARRGVWLHVDAAWAGAAAVCPEHRGMLDGLELADSYCANAHKWLLTAFDASLFWTSRPDGLVDALTILPEYLRNPATESGAVVDYRDWQVPLGRRFRALKLWAVLRTHGLSGVRAHLRGHVELARKLEGWVEADPRWEVVTPRTLSLLVIAVRGDEGATRRAVEAVNASGEAYLTHAVVGGRYVARVAVGAIGTRERHVRALWEALRAAV
- a CDS encoding sigma-70 family RNA polymerase sigma factor; translation: MRTPHEPGAATVVAAQRGEDGALDELVAAYLPLVYNVVGHALGGHPDTDDVVQETMLRAVDSLGELRDPAAFRSWLLVIAMNQVRERHRRRLPLPVDERSLADRADPGADFVDLALTKLHLTGQRREVVAATRWLGEEERELLSLWWMEAVGRITRAELVEAVGISAQHAAVRVQRMKAQLDASRVVVRVLAAVPRCGELAHVVGDWDGQPSALWRKRVMRHARECDRCAAAFDDLAAVDGLVARLPLVPVPFALDPALWGAAGGEALVGQGAGHGSGHAGTAKSLKAVSSAKKGFWAQVAAKPLVVATAVAAVATAAVVAPMALPADEPPPLAAELTVPPAFTTEPLPTSSAAPTTTTAPSSSSPAPTTTTTQPQPAVAAPRPPAAPSAKKGVSTWNFDGVGKALGDVGAGWVYNWAPTREDLVIPQGVEFVPMIWGAKTVTPANLAAVKGQGGTLLGFNEPDLGEQSNMSVEQALDLWPQLQATGMRLGSPAVAYGGDKAGGWLDRFMAGARQRGLRVDFITLHWYGSDFSAAAVGHLKNYLDAVHARYGLPVWVTEYSLIDWSGGAARYPSATELAAFASGSARMMEGLPWVERYAWFALPADKPGTGLYRPGGAPNAAGEAYRSVG